A single region of the Streptosporangiales bacterium genome encodes:
- a CDS encoding plasmid stabilization protein encodes MSQYRIELRPAAARVLRKLDPHVRHRVQGAIALLAQDPRPPAARALQGRPALRVRVGDYRIIYTVHDDLLLIVVVRLGHRRDVYDQ; translated from the coding sequence GTGAGCCAGTACCGCATCGAACTGCGGCCGGCCGCTGCCAGGGTCCTGCGCAAACTCGATCCACACGTTCGCCATCGGGTTCAAGGCGCCATCGCGTTGCTGGCACAAGACCCGCGCCCACCTGCTGCGCGAGCTCTGCAGGGGCGGCCGGCGTTGCGCGTCCGTGTGGGCGACTACCGCATCATCTACACGGTGCACGATGACCTGCTGCTGATCGTGGTCGTGCGACTCGGGCATCGCCGCGACGTCTACGACCAGTGA
- a CDS encoding prevent-host-death family protein codes for MATMNISAAREHLPEAIDTARTEAVFLERYGHPAGVLVSPERYEQLMTALEDAEDVAAFDAAMAEEGPNIPWEQVKADLGWT; via the coding sequence ATGGCCACCATGAACATCAGTGCAGCGCGTGAGCACCTGCCCGAGGCGATCGACACCGCCCGCACCGAGGCGGTGTTCCTGGAGCGCTACGGGCATCCAGCAGGCGTACTGGTCAGCCCGGAGCGCTACGAGCAGCTCATGACCGCACTGGAGGACGCCGAGGACGTCGCGGCCTTCGACGCGGCGATGGCCGAGGAAGGTCCGAACATTCCCTGGGAGCAGGTCAAGGCCGACCTCGGCTGGACGTGA
- a CDS encoding GNAT family N-acetyltransferase: MEDVPGDRVVLRHPRPADVDDLVAVVDDPLVRRFVPALPVPYTRADAERWVTETVPAAWAAGDAWFAVTEPGDGRLVGQVGVFGASAYDVASTGYLIGAAYRGRGLATAAVRAVTDWAFGHGVARLELETDVDNVASQHVAHAAGYRRECVRRGAGARRDGGRRDLVAFARLAGDPAGPVARLLPDLPCGELSDGVVTLRPLVADDTASLHRLSGLPDVVATRVPPEAMSEEEARGRCTSAVADWIAGDLAQLAIRDASSGEFLGEISLHYQAPRLGQAMLGYAMLPEHRRRGHVGRAIDLVAGWAFDSVGIVRVTAGTHAGNAASQRTLERAGFSREGVQRHLLPNADGTRTDNVMFVRLRTDRRQLTSS, encoded by the coding sequence ATGGAGGACGTGCCGGGCGACCGCGTCGTCCTGCGGCACCCACGGCCGGCCGACGTCGACGATCTCGTCGCGGTCGTGGACGACCCGCTGGTCAGGCGGTTCGTGCCGGCCCTGCCGGTGCCGTACACCCGTGCCGACGCCGAGCGGTGGGTCACCGAGACCGTGCCGGCCGCGTGGGCGGCGGGCGACGCGTGGTTCGCGGTGACCGAGCCGGGCGACGGCCGACTGGTGGGTCAGGTGGGCGTGTTCGGCGCGTCCGCGTACGACGTGGCCTCGACCGGTTACCTGATCGGTGCGGCGTACCGCGGCCGTGGGCTCGCCACCGCCGCGGTCCGGGCGGTCACCGACTGGGCGTTCGGCCATGGTGTGGCCCGGCTGGAGCTCGAGACCGACGTCGACAACGTCGCGAGCCAGCATGTGGCCCACGCCGCGGGCTACCGCCGCGAGTGCGTCCGCAGGGGAGCCGGTGCCCGTCGCGACGGCGGGCGCCGTGACCTCGTGGCCTTTGCCCGGCTGGCGGGCGATCCCGCGGGACCCGTCGCCCGCCTGCTGCCCGACCTGCCGTGCGGCGAGCTGTCCGACGGCGTGGTCACGCTGCGACCGCTCGTTGCCGACGACACCGCCTCGCTGCACCGGCTGTCCGGGCTGCCCGACGTCGTGGCCACCCGGGTGCCGCCGGAGGCGATGTCCGAGGAGGAGGCCCGAGGGCGGTGCACGAGCGCGGTCGCCGACTGGATCGCGGGCGACCTGGCGCAGCTCGCGATCCGCGACGCGTCGTCGGGGGAGTTCCTCGGGGAGATCAGCCTGCACTACCAGGCGCCCCGGCTCGGGCAGGCGATGCTCGGCTACGCAATGCTCCCCGAGCACCGCCGCCGCGGCCACGTCGGCCGGGCGATCGACCTGGTCGCCGGCTGGGCGTTCGACTCGGTGGGGATCGTCCGGGTGACCGCCGGCACGCACGCCGGCAACGCTGCCTCGCAGCGGACGCTCGAACGCGCCGGCTTCTCGCGGGAGGGCGTACAGCGCCACCTGCTCCCGAACGCCGACGGCACCCGCACCGACAACGTCATGTTCGTCCGGCTGCGGACCGACCGGCGTCAGCTGACCTCGTCGTAG
- a CDS encoding AAA family ATPase, with product MRPLRLDLEGFTVFRDACTVDFTDADFFALVGPTGSGKSTLLDAICFALYGTVPRWADQRSVAGALAPSSSQARVRLVFEAAGTRYVASRVVTRDGKGRVKTSLAGLQRLAADADLASLDKDVSDETEATDAVLGEVLAATPKEMDTAVPRVLGLPYDHFVTCVVLPQGEFAQFLHAKPSERGDILVNLLGLHVYRRIATRAGEVARDSAARAEAAQGLLGSLGDVDPAAVDEAAARTQRLRALRERVDAEAPALAGAQETTADARHVLGELERAVEVLGAARVPDDVASTAAHLGDAAEAVAATETGLAEAEAAEDEARVAAEESADPAELRRVLEAYDRLAELTTRHERLTAEVGTVAGEVTAARTAHGSAGDRLAEAELAHADAQRGELAGALRPHLVAGEPCPVCEQDVGALPPPVDATALRAAEKALAAARTAEVSAAKTLHDAERRHATARARLDDHDAALTQARALVADHGERADVERLLARADELRQRWRATGVAVRDARQAHQRAQQHQQRAAESARESWTRLAAARDHLAAYGPPVLDRDALDTAWSELVAWSLDTASARRDELPERRAAVERAEAEVTRIRTALRDLLAEHDLEAPDTADASGLTTAVAVAATQAESAHQRLVERLAQVSQQREERDRHTTTARVAKGLADHLRANNFERWLLEEALDTLVEGASRNLAELSGGQYELGHESGEFYVLDHHDADLRRPVRTLSGGETFQASLALALALSEQLAGMSSTTAALESILLDEGFGTLDATTLETVAATLENLAARGDRVVGVVTHVPALAERVPVRFELSKDARTARVHRVS from the coding sequence TTGCGTCCGTTGCGACTCGATCTCGAGGGCTTCACGGTCTTCCGCGACGCGTGCACCGTCGACTTCACCGACGCCGACTTCTTCGCCCTCGTCGGCCCGACGGGCTCGGGCAAGTCGACGCTCCTCGACGCGATCTGCTTCGCCCTGTACGGCACGGTGCCGCGATGGGCCGACCAGCGCAGCGTCGCAGGCGCGCTGGCGCCGTCGAGCTCGCAGGCCAGGGTGCGCCTGGTGTTCGAGGCGGCCGGCACGCGCTACGTCGCCAGCCGCGTCGTGACCCGCGACGGCAAGGGACGGGTCAAGACCTCGCTGGCCGGCCTGCAGCGGCTCGCCGCCGACGCCGACCTCGCCAGCCTCGACAAGGACGTGAGCGACGAGACCGAGGCGACCGACGCCGTGCTCGGCGAGGTGCTCGCGGCCACGCCGAAGGAGATGGACACCGCCGTCCCCCGGGTGCTCGGCCTGCCGTACGACCACTTCGTCACCTGCGTGGTGCTGCCGCAGGGCGAGTTCGCGCAGTTCCTGCACGCCAAGCCGAGCGAGCGCGGCGACATCCTGGTCAACCTGCTCGGCCTGCACGTCTACCGGCGCATCGCCACCCGGGCGGGCGAGGTCGCCCGTGACTCCGCAGCGCGGGCCGAGGCCGCGCAAGGCCTGCTCGGCTCGCTCGGCGACGTCGACCCCGCGGCCGTCGACGAGGCCGCCGCGCGGACGCAACGCCTCCGCGCGCTGCGCGAGCGCGTCGACGCCGAGGCGCCCGCGCTCGCCGGGGCACAGGAGACCACCGCCGATGCCCGCCACGTCCTCGGCGAGCTCGAGCGGGCCGTCGAGGTGCTCGGCGCCGCGCGCGTACCCGACGACGTCGCGTCGACGGCCGCCCATCTCGGCGACGCCGCCGAGGCCGTGGCGGCCACCGAGACCGGCCTCGCCGAGGCAGAGGCGGCCGAGGACGAGGCGCGGGTGGCCGCCGAGGAGTCCGCTGATCCCGCCGAGCTGCGGCGGGTGCTCGAGGCGTACGACCGGCTCGCCGAGCTGACCACCCGCCACGAGCGGCTCACCGCCGAGGTGGGCACCGTCGCGGGCGAGGTGACCGCGGCGCGTACGGCGCACGGGTCCGCCGGCGACCGGCTGGCCGAAGCGGAGCTCGCCCACGCCGACGCCCAGCGCGGTGAGCTCGCCGGCGCGCTGCGGCCGCATCTCGTCGCCGGCGAACCGTGTCCCGTGTGCGAGCAGGACGTCGGCGCACTGCCGCCACCGGTCGACGCCACCGCGCTGCGCGCCGCCGAGAAGGCGCTCGCCGCGGCGCGCACCGCCGAGGTGTCCGCCGCCAAGACCCTCCACGACGCCGAACGACGGCACGCCACCGCGCGTGCCCGCCTCGACGACCACGACGCCGCGCTGACGCAGGCACGTGCGCTCGTCGCCGACCACGGCGAGCGCGCCGACGTCGAGCGGCTCCTCGCCAGGGCCGACGAGCTGCGGCAGCGGTGGCGTGCGACGGGCGTGGCCGTGCGCGACGCGCGGCAGGCGCACCAGCGCGCGCAGCAGCACCAGCAGCGCGCGGCCGAGAGCGCGCGCGAGTCGTGGACCAGGCTGGCCGCTGCCCGTGACCATCTCGCCGCGTACGGTCCACCAGTCCTCGACCGCGACGCACTCGACACGGCGTGGTCGGAGCTCGTCGCATGGTCGCTCGACACCGCGTCCGCGCGCCGCGACGAGCTACCCGAGCGACGGGCGGCCGTGGAGCGGGCGGAGGCGGAGGTCACCCGCATTCGCACGGCGTTGCGCGATCTGCTCGCCGAGCACGACCTCGAGGCACCGGACACCGCCGACGCGAGCGGCCTCACCACCGCCGTCGCGGTCGCCGCCACCCAGGCCGAGAGTGCGCACCAGCGCCTCGTCGAACGCCTCGCCCAGGTCAGCCAGCAGCGGGAGGAGCGCGACCGCCACACGACCACCGCGCGCGTGGCCAAGGGGCTCGCCGACCACCTGCGCGCCAACAACTTCGAGCGCTGGCTGCTGGAGGAGGCGCTCGACACCCTCGTCGAGGGCGCGTCGCGCAACCTCGCCGAGCTGAGCGGCGGGCAGTACGAGCTGGGACACGAGTCCGGCGAGTTCTACGTCCTCGACCACCACGACGCCGATCTGCGGCGCCCGGTCCGCACCCTGTCGGGCGGCGAGACGTTCCAGGCCTCGCTCGCGCTCGCGCTCGCCCTGTCGGAACAGCTCGCCGGCATGTCGAGCACGACCGCCGCGCTGGAGTCGATCCTGCTCGACGAGGGCTTCGGCACCCTCGATGCCACCACGCTGGAGACCGTCGCCGCCACGCTGGAGAACCTCGCGGCGCGCGGCGACCGCGTCGTCGGCGTCGTCACGCACGTGCCCGCGCTCGCCGAGCGCGTCCCGGTGCGGTTCGAGCTGAGCAAGGACGCTCGCACGGCTCGGGTCCACCGGGTGAGCTGA
- a CDS encoding TetR family transcriptional regulator has translation MPKFVDHEARREEIVEAVWRLVAREGFSAVTMRDLAAELGFSNGSLARYFPTKAAILRASLERANAATNRRAAAAIGDRGGLEAFRLLCIEIMPLDREKLDEARVVVAFWNYAVGDDDLITVFDAAMREWRLRLGDYLSQAARDHEIEVGHDLDLVVDTAMAMLMGLQINALFSAASTTPERQLRMLDGLIAELRRPLRAASPTSP, from the coding sequence GTGCCCAAGTTCGTCGACCACGAGGCCAGGCGCGAGGAGATCGTCGAGGCCGTCTGGCGGCTGGTCGCCCGCGAGGGCTTCTCGGCAGTCACCATGAGGGATCTGGCGGCGGAACTCGGCTTCTCCAACGGGTCGCTCGCGCGCTACTTCCCGACGAAGGCGGCCATTCTCCGGGCCTCCCTCGAACGCGCCAACGCCGCGACCAACCGACGGGCTGCCGCGGCGATCGGTGACCGGGGAGGACTGGAGGCGTTTCGCCTGCTGTGCATCGAGATCATGCCCCTCGATCGGGAGAAGCTCGACGAGGCTCGCGTGGTGGTCGCTTTCTGGAACTACGCCGTCGGCGACGACGACCTCATCACCGTCTTCGACGCCGCGATGCGCGAGTGGCGTCTTCGCCTCGGCGACTACCTGAGCCAGGCAGCCAGAGATCACGAGATCGAGGTCGGCCATGACCTCGATCTGGTAGTGGACACGGCGATGGCGATGTTGATGGGGCTGCAGATCAATGCGCTCTTCTCCGCTGCCTCGACCACCCCGGAGCGGCAGCTGCGCATGCTCGACGGCTTGATCGCCGAGCTTCGGCGGCCGCTTCGCGCAGCGAGTCCCACATCGCCTTGA
- a CDS encoding ATP-binding protein, whose product MLNVERNGAVRPTGGEPVGRVLGNADATPLNFWVAVRPDSYLQLDDIVVTERELPGREPVAIAGVVTAVRARHEGAQFDSDVFLVSDGMLPAEVQEAAEITVTRVEPEVFVPPRPGAVVRRAVEQQRARALYFDKMDRKVALGAGRDGEPIYLDLDFLDGTRGGHVSISGVSGVATKTSFATWLLYSVFRGGALGNAHNARALIFSVKGEDLLLLDHANTRIDDTERAKYAKLGLPAEPFSSVAVLAPPLRGDPTGKPDVSVRDTGVDAFYWTPAEFCAQALLPYAFADVDDERQQYTMVVHQVAARLQRDTKPTEEGAVHVEGELLRTYADIVAFVQERLLDESTRVDWAGAATTMGTVNAFLRRLLASRRALDRLVRADITAKRPHGVIGSDAQLTVVDLHSLPDTAQRFVVGVTLQQLFDAKESGSTGRALQFIVLDELNKYAPREGSSPIKEVLLDIAERGRSLGVILIGAQQTASEVERRIIANSSVRVVGRLDAAESARPEYAFLPPAQRARAVLAKPGTMFVSQPEIPVPLVVEFPFPAWATRPAEAGAAPASARRSATQAVDPFAVVTDRTTDDDIPF is encoded by the coding sequence ATGCTGAACGTGGAGCGGAACGGTGCGGTCAGACCCACCGGCGGCGAGCCCGTGGGCCGGGTCCTGGGCAACGCCGACGCCACCCCGCTGAACTTCTGGGTCGCGGTACGACCCGACAGCTACCTGCAGCTCGACGACATCGTGGTCACCGAGCGTGAGCTGCCCGGCCGGGAGCCGGTCGCGATCGCGGGCGTCGTCACCGCCGTGCGGGCCAGGCACGAGGGGGCGCAGTTCGACTCCGACGTGTTCCTCGTCTCCGACGGCATGCTGCCCGCGGAGGTACAGGAGGCCGCCGAGATCACGGTGACCCGGGTGGAGCCCGAGGTGTTCGTGCCCCCGCGTCCGGGCGCCGTCGTCCGCCGAGCGGTCGAGCAGCAGCGAGCCAGGGCGCTGTACTTCGACAAGATGGACCGCAAGGTCGCCCTGGGCGCCGGTCGCGACGGCGAGCCGATCTACCTCGACCTCGACTTCCTCGACGGCACCCGCGGCGGGCACGTCTCGATCTCCGGGGTCTCCGGCGTCGCGACGAAGACCTCGTTCGCCACCTGGCTCCTCTACTCGGTGTTCCGCGGCGGCGCGCTCGGCAACGCGCACAACGCCAGGGCCCTGATCTTCTCGGTCAAGGGCGAGGACCTCCTGCTGCTCGACCACGCCAACACCCGCATCGACGACACCGAGCGCGCCAAGTACGCCAAGCTCGGGCTGCCGGCGGAACCCTTCTCCTCGGTCGCGGTGCTCGCTCCCCCGCTGCGCGGCGACCCGACCGGCAAGCCCGACGTCTCGGTGCGCGACACCGGGGTCGACGCGTTCTACTGGACGCCGGCGGAGTTCTGCGCGCAGGCGCTGCTGCCGTACGCCTTCGCCGACGTCGACGACGAGCGCCAGCAGTACACGATGGTCGTCCACCAGGTCGCCGCCCGGCTCCAGCGCGACACCAAGCCCACCGAGGAGGGCGCGGTCCACGTCGAGGGCGAGCTGTTGCGCACGTACGCCGACATCGTCGCGTTCGTCCAGGAGCGCCTGCTCGACGAGTCGACCCGCGTCGACTGGGCGGGCGCCGCGACGACGATGGGCACGGTCAACGCGTTCCTGCGCCGGCTGCTCGCCAGCCGCCGGGCGCTCGACCGGCTGGTCCGCGCCGACATCACCGCGAAGCGGCCGCACGGCGTCATCGGCAGCGACGCGCAGCTCACCGTCGTCGACCTGCACAGCCTGCCCGACACCGCGCAGCGGTTCGTGGTGGGCGTGACCCTGCAGCAGCTCTTCGACGCCAAGGAGAGCGGCTCCACCGGGCGCGCGCTGCAGTTCATCGTTCTCGACGAGCTCAACAAGTACGCGCCGCGCGAGGGCAGCAGCCCGATCAAGGAGGTGCTGCTCGACATCGCCGAGCGCGGCCGCAGCCTCGGCGTGATCCTGATCGGCGCGCAGCAGACCGCGTCCGAGGTGGAGCGCCGCATCATCGCCAACTCCTCGGTACGCGTCGTCGGTCGGCTCGACGCCGCGGAGTCCGCGCGCCCGGAGTACGCGTTCCTGCCGCCGGCCCAGCGCGCACGTGCCGTCCTCGCCAAGCCCGGCACGATGTTCGTCTCCCAGCCGGAGATCCCGGTGCCACTGGTCGTGGAGTTCCCCTTCCCCGCCTGGGCGACGCGCCCGGCCGAGGCCGGCGCGGCACCGGCGTCGGCGCGGCGTTCCGCGACGCAGGCCGTCGACCCGTTCGCGGTGGTGACCGACAGGACCACCGACGACGACATCCCGTTCTGA
- a CDS encoding rRNA methyltransferase, whose amino-acid sequence MPEVVHVTDPADPRLADYVDLTDVELRQRREPAEGLFMAEGDKIVRRALEAGCAARSVLLAPRWLDRMGDALAGVDSPVYVAPDEVLERVSGYRVHRGPLAAMRRPAPIDPVRLVTTGRHVLVLEDVVDHANVGAVFRTAAAFAFDGVLLSPRCADPLYRRAVKVSMGAVLSVPWARLTDWYAAPDLLRIAGLRSLALTPAADAVDLPELAPDDLRRCALLLGAEGDGLSGHWMRAADLRVRVPISSKVDSLNVAAAAAVACYAVAVSAR is encoded by the coding sequence GTGCCTGAGGTCGTCCATGTCACCGATCCCGCGGATCCGCGGCTCGCCGACTACGTCGACCTCACCGACGTCGAGCTGCGGCAGCGGCGGGAGCCTGCCGAGGGCCTGTTCATGGCCGAGGGCGACAAGATCGTCAGGCGGGCGCTCGAGGCGGGGTGCGCGGCCAGGTCGGTGTTGCTCGCGCCGCGCTGGCTCGACCGGATGGGTGACGCGCTCGCCGGCGTCGACTCCCCCGTGTACGTCGCGCCCGACGAGGTGCTCGAACGGGTCAGCGGTTACCGGGTGCACCGGGGGCCGCTCGCGGCGATGCGGCGGCCCGCGCCGATCGATCCGGTGCGGCTGGTCACGACCGGCCGGCACGTTCTCGTGCTCGAAGACGTCGTCGACCACGCCAACGTCGGGGCGGTCTTCCGCACCGCCGCCGCGTTCGCGTTCGACGGCGTGCTGCTCAGCCCGCGCTGCGCCGACCCGCTCTACCGGCGGGCGGTCAAGGTGTCGATGGGCGCCGTCCTCAGCGTCCCGTGGGCCCGGCTCACCGACTGGTACGCCGCCCCCGACCTGCTCCGCATCGCGGGACTGCGCAGCCTCGCGCTCACCCCGGCCGCCGACGCGGTCGACCTGCCGGAGCTGGCGCCGGACGATCTGCGGCGCTGCGCGTTGCTGCTCGGCGCCGAGGGCGACGGGCTGAGCGGCCACTGGATGCGCGCCGCCGACCTGCGCGTTCGCGTGCCGATCTCGTCCAAGGTCGACTCCCTCAACGTGGCGGCCGCGGCGGCGGTGGCGTGCTACGCGGTGGCCGTGAGCGCGCGGTAA
- the sbcD gene encoding exonuclease subunit SbcD: MKILHTADWHVGKVLKGRARTEEHARVLREVIDVAERERPDLVLVAGDLYDTAAPAADSVRVVTRALTALRRTGAEVVAVAGNHDNGAQIDALRPWADAAGVRLVGQVAARPEQHLLTGETRDGEPWRLVALPFLSQRHAVRAAEMFDLSTTEATQTYADWVRRLVERLTEPFESGEQAVNLVTGHLTVSGGALGGGERDAHTIFPYHVPASVFPASCHYVALGHLHRQQEIAGPCPVRYSGSPLQVDFGEEANEAGVLLVDVAPATPARVTVEPITSGTALRTVRGTLDEVSALADNTAGAWLRVLLRERPRAGLREAVQELLPDALEVRVDPEFVAGSDDRQRAVRTGRTPGQLFAAYLEERGHDDTAVKDLFERLYDEVS, encoded by the coding sequence GTGAAGATCCTGCACACGGCCGACTGGCACGTCGGCAAGGTGCTCAAGGGACGCGCCCGTACCGAGGAGCACGCGCGCGTGCTGCGCGAGGTGATCGACGTCGCGGAGCGCGAGCGCCCCGACCTGGTGCTCGTCGCCGGCGACCTCTACGACACCGCCGCCCCCGCCGCCGACTCCGTCCGGGTGGTGACCCGCGCGCTCACGGCCCTGCGGCGCACCGGGGCCGAGGTCGTCGCCGTCGCCGGCAACCACGACAACGGCGCGCAGATCGACGCGCTGCGCCCGTGGGCCGACGCCGCGGGCGTCCGCCTCGTCGGCCAGGTGGCCGCGCGGCCTGAGCAGCACCTGCTGACCGGCGAGACCCGCGACGGCGAGCCGTGGCGGCTCGTGGCCCTGCCGTTCCTGTCGCAGCGGCACGCAGTGCGCGCGGCGGAGATGTTCGACCTGTCCACCACCGAGGCGACGCAGACCTACGCCGACTGGGTGCGCCGGCTCGTCGAACGCCTCACCGAGCCGTTCGAGTCCGGTGAGCAGGCGGTCAACCTCGTCACCGGCCACCTCACGGTCTCCGGTGGTGCGCTCGGCGGCGGCGAACGCGACGCCCACACGATCTTCCCGTACCACGTCCCTGCCTCGGTCTTCCCTGCGTCGTGCCACTACGTCGCGCTCGGACACCTGCACCGGCAGCAGGAGATTGCCGGTCCGTGTCCCGTCCGCTACTCGGGCAGCCCGCTGCAGGTCGACTTCGGCGAGGAGGCCAACGAGGCCGGCGTGCTGCTCGTCGACGTCGCCCCCGCCACACCCGCCCGCGTCACCGTCGAGCCGATCACGTCGGGCACGGCGCTGCGCACCGTACGCGGCACCCTCGACGAGGTGTCCGCACTGGCCGACAACACCGCGGGCGCGTGGCTGCGCGTGCTCCTCCGCGAACGCCCGCGCGCCGGCCTCCGCGAGGCCGTCCAGGAGCTGCTGCCCGACGCGCTCGAGGTGCGCGTCGACCCGGAGTTCGTCGCCGGCTCCGACGACCGGCAGCGCGCCGTCCGCACCGGACGCACCCCGGGGCAGCTCTTCGCCGCGTACCTCGAGGAGCGCGGACATGACGACACCGCCGTCAAGGACCTCTTCGAGCGCCTCTACGACGAGGTCAGCTGA
- a CDS encoding isocitrate lyase/phosphoenolpyruvate mutase family protein has translation MTSRSTERLVADARVLRSLHRPGEPLVLPNAWDAGSARAVEAAGFPVVATGSAAVAEALGLEDGEAAPAGEMLASAARIAAAVSVPVTVDAEAGYGLPPDELVEALLSAGAVGCNLEDTVHADGSLRDMAEQAAYLGSVREAASRAGVDLVINARVDVFILGWGEPGQRVEEAVRRGRAYAEAGADSVYPIFAADPDEIAALVQGIGAPVNINAAPHAQSLARLAELGVARVSYGPGLYRLTQRYLGEMLGRITEGAYPAP, from the coding sequence ATGACGAGCAGGTCGACGGAGCGGCTGGTGGCGGACGCGCGGGTGCTCAGGTCGCTGCACCGACCGGGGGAGCCGCTGGTGCTGCCCAACGCCTGGGACGCGGGCAGTGCCCGCGCGGTCGAGGCGGCGGGTTTCCCCGTGGTGGCCACCGGGAGTGCCGCCGTCGCCGAGGCGTTGGGACTAGAGGACGGCGAGGCCGCCCCGGCCGGCGAGATGCTGGCGTCGGCGGCCAGGATCGCGGCGGCGGTGTCGGTGCCCGTGACGGTAGACGCCGAGGCCGGGTACGGCCTGCCGCCGGACGAGCTCGTCGAAGCGCTGCTGTCCGCGGGCGCGGTCGGCTGCAACCTCGAGGACACCGTGCACGCTGACGGCTCGCTCCGGGACATGGCGGAGCAGGCGGCGTACCTCGGCTCGGTGCGCGAGGCCGCGTCCAGGGCCGGCGTCGACCTGGTGATCAACGCCCGCGTCGACGTGTTCATCCTCGGCTGGGGCGAGCCCGGACAGCGCGTCGAGGAGGCCGTCCGCCGCGGCCGCGCGTACGCCGAGGCTGGCGCCGACAGCGTCTACCCGATCTTCGCCGCCGACCCCGACGAGATCGCCGCACTCGTCCAGGGCATCGGTGCGCCGGTCAACATCAACGCCGCGCCGCACGCGCAGTCACTCGCCCGCCTGGCGGAGCTCGGCGTGGCGCGGGTGTCGTACGGCCCCGGCCTCTACCGCCTGACCCAGCGGTACCTGGGCGAGATGCTCGGTCGCATCACCGAGGGCGCCTATCCCGCACCGTAG